Proteins encoded together in one Styela clava chromosome 12, kaStyClav1.hap1.2, whole genome shotgun sequence window:
- the LOC120329595 gene encoding neutral amino acid uniporter 4-like → MKSVCDDYLGQGSSFQIFLTLVRYPLGIALFLLPWSMKFGGIIAGPILIAVFVIINAYRGHVLTKIAEDLTLKGIAAPSGISDWWVLENSMGGIRRTSVNCYLVIFSTIQWFSLLGHASTFLAFAGLSFRQVFQTSAGVDGDRVAIGICIVAVVIAHAFTQWLRNNIHGSCEDCICPCICSAFLLILLPALFAVFLGLPTIVSFTSRLASSNDALQQTTDAKWDKIFLLFAGVIFTTGATPDDVTASYENLRDRKKFPIILIVAAVVTIVVGIGVSVSVFLGLGLKTCGSITFNLPLNGGTYSIVRIASGTLALVFVSFRHQIDPALSERLSGAEILCDVAFKMIFLGVAGGLALGIPSYAGLACLFGSLTSFTLTFVFPFLSDLLLHVTGGRVAADDNEDLLHDEEGTSLTGEPSSRHQHQEPLSVLRIIRDVLFIAIGIAGLIAGMAYTSEFLRTELQQSALADCDHVPYNGTSIFSTV, encoded by the exons ATGAAGAGCGTTTGCGACGACTACCTCGGCCAGGGAAG ttcctTCCAAATCTTCTTGACATTGGTCCGTTATCCACTCGGGATCGCGCTCTTTCTCTTACCCTGGTCAATGAAGTTCGGAGGAATCATAGCTGGCCCGATACTCATTGCTGTGTTCGTCATCATCAATGCATACAGGGGGCATGTGCTGACGAAGATTGCGGAAGATTTGAC GTTGAAAGGTATCGCAGCCCCTTCTGGCATCAGCGACTGGTGGGTTCTAGAGAACTCAATGGGAGGAATAAGGCGAACCTCAGTCAATTGCTACCTCGTCATATTCTCTACGATTCAATGGTTTTCCCTGCTCGGCCACGCAAGCACGTTCCTGGCTTTCGCGGGTCTCAGTTTTCGCCAG GTGTTCCAGACATCGGCAGGTGTTGACGGCGATCGAGTTGCCATAGGGATTTGTATCGTAGCGGTGGTTATCGCCCACGCGTTCACTCAGTGGCTGCGAAACAATATCCATGGTTCGTGTGAGGATTGCATCTGCCCTTGCATTTGCTCGGCCTTCCTACTCATTCTACTTCCCGCACTGTTTGCTGTGTTTCTTGGTTTGCCAACGATTGTATCTTTCACTTCTCGACTG GCCTCAAGCAACGACGCTCTTCAACAGACTACCGATGCAAAATGGGACAAGATATTCTTACTATTTGCTGGAGTTATTTTCACAACAGGGGCTACTCCTGATGAC GTAACAGCGTCTTATGAGAATCTCAGAGATCGCAAGAAGTTTCCGATCATATTGATAGTGGCTGCGGTTGTAACGATTGTGGTCGGTATCGGAGTGTCTGTCTCAGTCTTTCTGGGTCTCGGACTCAAAACCTGCGGAAGCATCACTTTCAATTTGCCTCTAAACGGAGG AACTTACTCCATTGTGCGGATAGCATCTGGGACACTGGCATTAGTGTTCGTATCTTTCCGGCACCAGATCGACCCTGCATTATCTGAACGCTTATCTGGGGCTGAGATTTTATGCGATGTCGCATTTAAGATGATTTTTCTTGGAGTTGCAG gAGGACTGGCACTCGGGATTCCAAGCTACGCAGGCCTTGCGTGTTTGTTCGGATCTTTGACTTCATTCACGCTGACTTTCGTTTTTCCATTCTTGAGTGATCTCTTGCTACACGTAACTGGGGGAAGGGTGGCAGCAGACGATAATGAGGATTTGTTGCATGACGAGGAGGGAACAAGTCTAACTGG AGAACCGTCCAGCAGGCACCAACACCAAGAACCACTGTCCGTGCTTCGAATAATCAGAGATGTTCTGTTCATTGCAATCGGTATCGCTGGACTAATAGCAGGGATGGCCTATACATCTGAATTCCTACGGACTGAGTTACAGCAGAGTGCACTGGCAGACTGCGACCACGTGCCGTACAATGGAACCTCTATCTTCAGCACTGTTTGA